In Phycodurus eques isolate BA_2022a chromosome 10, UOR_Pequ_1.1, whole genome shotgun sequence, a genomic segment contains:
- the LOC133408304 gene encoding keratin, type II cytoskeletal 8-like isoform X1, whose product MSLSRNKRISSGASVRRANGFGSPAAGFGGTSLGGGNAGAHLLGAPLSSLSVNKSLLAPLNLEIDPSLSMSRAHEKEQIKSLNNRFASFIDKVRFLEQQNKMLETKLELLQGQRAGRSNVEPLFEVYVAGLRRQMDVVNNDKSKLDGELRNMQGLVEDYKTKYEDEINKRNNQENDFVLLKKDVDSAYVVKADLEDRVGALTDEINFLRAIYEEELRELQAGVRDTSVVVQMDNSRSLNMEQIVAEVKAQYEEIAARGREEAEAWYKSKFDQMSVRASRFGDEIRVVKAEVGEVNRLIGRLHSEIEAVKAQQGAPPRDPPSKVGKLPSYSRFRVAFEEKSRLGCLSGPPCETLLRPVQRASLESQLAEAEDRGEMAVKEAKGRTRDLEAALQRAKQDMARQLREYQDLMNLKLALDIEIATYRKLLEGEEDRLGQRSVLDVVSDFGGRSSDGRRRSAGGSSPPGLLIKTTETRDHSRYSTH is encoded by the exons ATGAGCCTGAGCCGCAACAAGAGGATCAGCTCGGGCGCCTCGGTCCGCCGCGCCAACGGCTTCGGGTCGCCCGCGGCGGGCTTCGGCGGCACCTCGCTGGGCGGGGGCAACGCCGGCGCCCACCTGCTCGGCGCCCCGCTTTCCTCGCTGTCGGTCAACAAGAGCCTGCTGGCGCCCCTCAACCTGGAGATCGACCCGAGCCTCTCCATGAGCCGAGCCCACGAGAAGGAGCAGATCAAAAGTCTCAACAACCGCTTTGCGTCCTTCATTGACAAG GTGCGCTTCCTGGAGCAGCAGAACAAGATGCTGGAGACCAAGCTGGAGCTGCTCCAGGGCCAGAGGGCGGGCCGCTCCAACGTGGAGCCGCTTTTTGAGGTCTACGTGGCGGGCCTGAGGCGCCAGATGGACGTGGTCAACAACGACAAGAGCAAACTGGACGGCGAGCTGAGGAACATGCAGGGCCTGGTGGAGGACTACAAGACCAA GTACGAGGATGAGATCAACAAGAGGAACAACCAGGAGAATGACTTTGTCCTTCTGAAGAAG GACGTGGACTCGGCCTACGTGGTGAAGGCCGACCTGGAAGACCGAGTGGGAGCTCTGACCGATGAGATCAACTTCCTGCGCGCCATCTACGAGGAG GAGTTGCGCGAGTTGCAGGCCGGCGTCCGGGACACGTCGGTGGTGGTGCAGATGGACAACAGCCGCAGCCTCAACATGGAGCAGATCGTGGCCGAGGTCAAAGCGCAGTACGAGGAGATCGCCGCTCGCGGCCGAGAGGAGGCCGAGGCCTGGTACAAGAGCAAA TTCGACCAGATGTCGGTGCGGGCCAGCCGCTTCGGAGACGAGATCCGCGTGGTCAAGGCGGAAGTGGGCGAAGTCAATCGCCTCATCGGCCGCCTGCACAGCGAGATCGAGGCGGTCAAAGCGCAG CAAGGTGCTCCGCCTCGTGATCCTCCCTCCAAAGTCGGGAAGTTGCCTTCGTACTCCCGATTCCGTGTGGCGTTCGAGGAAAAAAGCCGTCTCGGTTGTTTAAGCGGCCCGCCGTGTGAAACGCTTTTGCGTCCCGTGCAGCGCGCGAGCCTGGAGAGCCAGCTGGCCGAGGCGGAGGATCGCGGGGAGATGGCGGTGAAGGAGGCCAAAGGTCGCACCCGAGACCTGGAGGCCGCCCTGCAGAGAGCCAAGCAGGACATGGCCCGCCAGCTGCGAGAGTACCAG GACCTGATGAACCTCAAGCTGGCTCTGGACATCGAGATCGCCACCTACCGGAAGCTGCTGGAAGGGGAGGAGGACAG ACTGGGGCAGCGCTCCGTCCTGGACGTCGTCAGCGACTTCG GCGGCAGAAGTTCCGACGGTCGCCGCCGCAGCGCCGGCGGTTCTTCGCCGCCCGGGCTGCTCATCAAGACCACCGAGACTCGAGACCACAGCAGATACAGTACACACTAA
- the LOC133408304 gene encoding keratin, type II cytoskeletal 8-like isoform X2, whose amino-acid sequence MSLSRNKRISSGASVRRANGFGSPAAGFGGTSLGGGNAGAHLLGAPLSSLSVNKSLLAPLNLEIDPSLSMSRAHEKEQIKSLNNRFASFIDKVRFLEQQNKMLETKLELLQGQRAGRSNVEPLFEVYVAGLRRQMDVVNNDKSKLDGELRNMQGLVEDYKTKYEDEINKRNNQENDFVLLKKDVDSAYVVKADLEDRVGALTDEINFLRAIYEEELRELQAGVRDTSVVVQMDNSRSLNMEQIVAEVKAQYEEIAARGREEAEAWYKSKFDQMSVRASRFGDEIRVVKAEVGEVNRLIGRLHSEIEAVKAQRASLESQLAEAEDRGEMAVKEAKGRTRDLEAALQRAKQDMARQLREYQDLMNLKLALDIEIATYRKLLEGEEDRLGQRSVLDVVSDFGGRSSDGRRRSAGGSSPPGLLIKTTETRDHSRYSTH is encoded by the exons ATGAGCCTGAGCCGCAACAAGAGGATCAGCTCGGGCGCCTCGGTCCGCCGCGCCAACGGCTTCGGGTCGCCCGCGGCGGGCTTCGGCGGCACCTCGCTGGGCGGGGGCAACGCCGGCGCCCACCTGCTCGGCGCCCCGCTTTCCTCGCTGTCGGTCAACAAGAGCCTGCTGGCGCCCCTCAACCTGGAGATCGACCCGAGCCTCTCCATGAGCCGAGCCCACGAGAAGGAGCAGATCAAAAGTCTCAACAACCGCTTTGCGTCCTTCATTGACAAG GTGCGCTTCCTGGAGCAGCAGAACAAGATGCTGGAGACCAAGCTGGAGCTGCTCCAGGGCCAGAGGGCGGGCCGCTCCAACGTGGAGCCGCTTTTTGAGGTCTACGTGGCGGGCCTGAGGCGCCAGATGGACGTGGTCAACAACGACAAGAGCAAACTGGACGGCGAGCTGAGGAACATGCAGGGCCTGGTGGAGGACTACAAGACCAA GTACGAGGATGAGATCAACAAGAGGAACAACCAGGAGAATGACTTTGTCCTTCTGAAGAAG GACGTGGACTCGGCCTACGTGGTGAAGGCCGACCTGGAAGACCGAGTGGGAGCTCTGACCGATGAGATCAACTTCCTGCGCGCCATCTACGAGGAG GAGTTGCGCGAGTTGCAGGCCGGCGTCCGGGACACGTCGGTGGTGGTGCAGATGGACAACAGCCGCAGCCTCAACATGGAGCAGATCGTGGCCGAGGTCAAAGCGCAGTACGAGGAGATCGCCGCTCGCGGCCGAGAGGAGGCCGAGGCCTGGTACAAGAGCAAA TTCGACCAGATGTCGGTGCGGGCCAGCCGCTTCGGAGACGAGATCCGCGTGGTCAAGGCGGAAGTGGGCGAAGTCAATCGCCTCATCGGCCGCCTGCACAGCGAGATCGAGGCGGTCAAAGCGCAG CGCGCGAGCCTGGAGAGCCAGCTGGCCGAGGCGGAGGATCGCGGGGAGATGGCGGTGAAGGAGGCCAAAGGTCGCACCCGAGACCTGGAGGCCGCCCTGCAGAGAGCCAAGCAGGACATGGCCCGCCAGCTGCGAGAGTACCAG GACCTGATGAACCTCAAGCTGGCTCTGGACATCGAGATCGCCACCTACCGGAAGCTGCTGGAAGGGGAGGAGGACAG ACTGGGGCAGCGCTCCGTCCTGGACGTCGTCAGCGACTTCG GCGGCAGAAGTTCCGACGGTCGCCGCCGCAGCGCCGGCGGTTCTTCGCCGCCCGGGCTGCTCATCAAGACCACCGAGACTCGAGACCACAGCAGATACAGTACACACTAA
- the sec13 gene encoding protein SEC13 homolog has product MVSVINTVDTSHEDMIHDAQMDYYGTRLATCSSDRTLKIFDVRNGGQILVADLRGHEGPVWQVAWAHPMFGNILASCSYDRKVIVWKEENGAWDKMYDYTGHESSVNSVCWGPYEFGLILACGSSDGAISLLTFTGDQQWDIKKINNAHTIGCNAVSWAPAVVSGSLIEQPSGQKQNYIKRFVSGGCDNLVKLWKEEDGQWKEDQKLEAHSDWVRDVGWAPSIGLPTSTIASCSQDGRVYIWTCDDPAGNAWTAKLLHKFNDVVWHVSWSITGNILAVSGGDNKVTLWKESMEGQWACISDVSKGQGAVSAITDTQQAEQ; this is encoded by the exons ATG GTTTCTGTCATCAACACCGTGGACACGTCACACGAGGACATGATC CATGACGCTCAGATGGACTACTACGGCACCCGCCTGGCAACCTGCTCATCTGACCGCACTCTCAAGATCTTTGACGTCCGGAACGGTGGCCAGATCCTCGTTGCCGACCTGCGAGG GCACGAGGGTCCCGTGTGGCAGGTGGCGTGGGCTCACCCCATGTTTGGCAACATCCTGGCGTCCTGCTCCTACGACCGCAAGGTCATCGTGTGGAAGGAGGAGAACGGCGCCTGGGACAAGATGTACGACTACACGGGACACGAGTCGTCAG tGAACTCAGTGTGTTGGGGTCCGTACGAGTTTGGTCTGATTCTGGCGTGCGGCAGTTCTGACGGCGCCATCTCTCTGCTCACCTTCACCGGAGACCAGCAGTGGGACATTAAGAAGATCAACAACGCGCATACG attgGCTGCAACGCGGTCAGCTGGGCTCCCGCCGTGGTGTCGGGAAGCCTGATCGAGCAGCCGTCCGGACAGAAGCAGAACTACATCAAACGCTTCGTGTCCGGAGGCTGCGACAACCTCGTCAAACTCTGGAA AGAGGAAGACGGCCAATGGAAGGAAGACCAGAAGCTGGAGGCGCACAGCGATTGGGTGAGAGACGTGGGCTGGGCGCCTTCCATCGGACTCCCGACCAGCACGATCGCCAGCTGCTCGCAG GACGGCCGCGTGTACATCTGGACGTGCGACGACCCCGCGGGCAACGCGTGGACGGCCAAGCTGCTGCACAAGTTCAACGATGTGGTCTGGCACGTCAGCTGGTCCATCACCGGGAACATCCTGGCCGTGTCCGGGGGAGACAACAAG GTGACATTGTGGAAGGAATCGATGGAGGGCCAGTGGGCGTGTATCAGCGATGTCAGCAAAGGCCAGGGAGCCGTGTCCGCCATCACAGACACGCAGCAGGCGGAACAgtga